The sequence below is a genomic window from Cygnus olor isolate bCygOlo1 chromosome 7, bCygOlo1.pri.v2, whole genome shotgun sequence.
CCAGCATGAGCCCTCTGGATCATGCCTGCTCTCCCCACTAGTGCCTGTTCCCCTCTCCCGTAGTCTCATAGTTCTCTGCTCCGCTCCATGACAAGTCACAGTGAGGATTCAGCTGGACTTTGCTTCCCAGGTGTGGAGTATGCCAATGCATCAGGCACCTGGGCAGTCCAGGCTGTCACACTTACACTTCCCACGCTGCTGCTTCCATAGGGTCCAGGCTTGCGGATGATATGCCCTTTAAAACTGAAGCATCTGTTctggtgttgttttcttttcaggagcTAGAGAATGTTTGCCTTAGCTGATAAAAACTGTAATTAAGCTGAGGTAAGAAGCAGGATGATGAAGCTCTTGTAAGTACAGCACGGTGAGATGAAGTGACTTATTTGGGAGTGCTTGTGAAATAACATCTGGGGGGCGGGTCCTTGTGACCTTCACCCTTAGTATTTTGGGGCAGTGGTCTTTGCATGCTGAGATCCTGTTCTGTGGGGACCAACCATCTGTgactgctgtgctctgtgctgcttgAACATCTTATCTTTTCTTCCGCAGAGAAAGGGGTGGTGTTCGGCTCACCGCTGACAGAAGAAGGCATCGCGCAGGTCTCCCAGTTAATTGAGTATCTGCACAAAAGTAAGTGCTTCTGTCTCGCTCTCTTCCTATCCCAAGGGGTATCTGGCCCACCTCAGGTCTCTGGTGCAGGCAGGGTGGAAAGCTCTGagttctccagcagcaggagtTGTGGGCAGGACTAGATGGCTGTTCCCCAGAATTGCCTAGCAAATAAGCTGATTTATTTCACCTTCTGCACGTACTCTTTTTGCTTATGGGAGTCAGCCTGAAGTCGTGGCTCTTAATGCAGATCACCGAGGTTTGCTGTCAAGCTCTGGAAAGAGAACTGGTATAGTAAGAAGATGGAAATCAGTCTCTGAATAACTGGTAGCTTTTTTTGCTCCCCTCTGTTGAACAGATCTACGAGCAGAAGGTTTGTTTCGGGTGCCAGGCAACAGCATCAGGCAACAGATGCTAAAGGATGCTCTGAACAGTGGTACAGATATCGACCTGGACTCTGGGGAATTTCATTCCAACGATGTGGCCACCCTGCTTAAGATGTTCCTGGGTGAATTACCAGAGCCCCTGCTGACACACAAGCACTTCCATGCCCACCTCAAAATTGCAGGTGAGTGACCAACAGAAGAGTGATGAGCAGAGGGGATGGAGCCAGCCTGCTAGGAAACTGGTAGTGATCAAGAGCTGCATGCTAGGCTGTGGGAGATCCTGAAATGCAAACCCTAAGAAGGAATCTTCCTGCCATCTCCACCTAATGGTGGAAAGACTGGAGCTGAACACCCTAAGGAATCAGACCAGGCCTGCCTAGCCCAGTCTTCTCTCTCCAGCATAAGATGCCTTCAAGAGAAGAGCCTGCATGGGTTACCTGGGTCTCCATCTATTTAAAGCCTGGGGTCTCCTGAACTGAGGAGTACTTAAAAACCATTATTACTTAATGGTTAATATAACTTAATAACTGAGCATGTACTTAATGACCGTTGCTGAACTACCTTGATTTTGGGTGGTTGTATGTGgacccaggagctggactcaatgatccttgtggtcCTTTCCAaatcaggatattctgtgattctacttTACGTGAACAACCTCCATCTTGCCTTCAACCCACCAAAACTCTTAGCGACTGTGGTGTTCTGTGGGAGATTGAGACGTCAGGTGGGGGGtttgggagctggggagggataCAAAGGGCGAAGAGCTGTGCAGGAGTTCAAAGGAGATCCGCATGTGAAGAGGGAAGGGTAACTGGTTGCAACAAGCCTGTTGTCGGAGGGGGAATTGCATGTCCTTCATGTTCAGCCCTGTGATTTGGCAGACTTGACGCTGTTTGATGAGAAGGGAAATAAGACCAGCACTCCGGACAAAGAGCGCCAAATTGAAGCCCTCCAGCTGCTCTTCTTGATCCTTCCTGCACCCAACCGCAGCTTACTCAAACTGCTGCTGGATTTGCTCTACCAGACCGCCAAGAAGCAGGACAAGAACAAGATGTCTGCCCACAATCTTGCCCTCATGTTCGCGCCTCATATCCTGTGGCCCAGAAATGTGAGCAGTGCCTCGGTATCTGTTGGTGCGATCTTGCAAGGTAGAAAGCAGAGGCTTGTCAGGCCTACAGGGGAGGAACCAAGACGGGCAGGTTGTGCTGATACAATCAGTGGTGTGAGGGTTGGAGGCTGGGATGGTGAGGTGGTGCTGTCTGACAGGACTCGGTCCTAGTGTTCAGTCCAGACCCACCGTagctttcattttgcaattgttgctctgtatttttttcagtaaaacttaAAGCACATCACAAACCTGCTTTTACGAGTAACAGCTCTGCACAAACCTTGCAGATGTCTCTCTGCAAGGTTGCTTGTGCTGTGGGTGAACTGTGTGGCCCCAGAATTGTCTGGGTGGCCAAGGTCTTGGGTCAGCTTTCATCTCAGAGCAGTGTTGGctctctgagctctgctcaCTGGTGTGTTCTGAGCCCTGCCTGCACACCTCCTGCTGAGACATCGTCTGTGTCTGTACCCCAGAATCAacaggggcagcagcagagacagtTCCTACTTTCCTTCTAACAGCTGTGCCTTTGTGTCCCCTTGCCAGGTGACAGCAAATGACCTGCAAGAGAATATCACAAAGCTAAACAATGGAGTGACCTTCATGATCAAACACTCACAGAAACTCTTCAAGGTAAGTGTGCTTTGGGGTCTTGCTCTCCATGCACCTTCTGCATGAGACGGAATGGCCCTTACCCCTGCCACCTGGGATCTGTCTGGGTATATTCTGGGTGCTCTCTTCTGAAGTGAGAGCAGGATTCCTGCAAGAAGCTGTTCCTTTAGTGAGAGGAAGCCTTTGCTGGGCGTGCAGCCCAGGAGAAGGCAGCCAGCTCAGAGGTGGCCTTTGTGCCTTGGCAGGTCAGGAGCACGGTGCAGTGTAATACCACCCTCTGCTGGACACCCAGCACCTGCTTCTTGCCTGGGAAGCCTGTCTCCTTGGGGCAGTTGGTGACCAGGCTCCCTTTGAAGAGGGGAGGGAAACTGAAGGGGCTTGTCCTGGATGAGTGCTGCCAAGAGCTGCATCCCTAATACAAAGGGTCATTTCGTTGTGGACTTCTCTGCGAGTGGCAGTCAACCTGTTGCTGTTACAGGCACAGTCTGCAGTCTTGGGCATCTCTGTCTAGCTCAGAGTGGGATGCTGTGGTAGGACAGGAACGTGGGGCTGCCTGTGGGTTTCTCCAAGGAAATgttggaaatgtttctgcaacAGTCTTCTGACTTCCTGGTCACTGTAGGTATCTACCCTCTGCAAAGAGACTTCCCAtagaaagctttctttctgcCCTCTTTGTCCAGCTCAGAGCTGGGGGAACTGCTTGGACAAAGCTTCTGTAGAACCCAGCTcttattctgttttcctcttgtGTTGGCTGCATGTATCAAAGGGAAACTGAGCAGGGACTCCACGGAGGATATGAAAACCCATTGCCTTGTTTGCCCTAAGCAGCAGAGTGCTTGCGTGGTGTGGttgcagagcagctctttgTGGGGCTGCCTTTGCCCCAGGGCCCAGCACACTAAACATACATATGGTATTTTCTCTGCTCGTGGTCACAGGCCCCAGCGTACATCCGGGAGTGTGCCAGGCTGCACTACCTGGGATCCAGAGCCCACACGTCGAAGGTAAGGCCAGCAGCTGTGGTGCCTGCCCTGCATGAAAGGGCAAAGGCTGTGGTGCTACGAAGGGGTCTTTGTGAGtgaaagagactgaaaacaaaccaagtCGTGAAAGGGGATCTGTTAGAGAACAGGACTGAGGGAACCATATGGTGTGGCAGTGCAGGCAACTGCATTAGGGAAATTGGGCAGAGTTGGAGCATCTGTTAATCAAAAGCGCGGGGAAAGCTACCAGCACCTCTTTAGCAGCAAACCTGCTCCCCGTGCCCAGTACATGCAGCACCTGCTCCTTCACGGGGTTCTGCCTTCCAGACAGATGCATCTGCTGCCATGGCCAGGCTGCTCGGTAGAGGGGCTGGGATAAAGGCTACCTGCTGCCACTGGGACGAGGTTTGGCTGCGCCTCTCCAGCAAATGCTTCTCTCCCTCGTagctgcaggagagggaaaaggtgTCACAAGGAGCTGCACTGACTCTTCTCAGGCCTGGAAGGGCTTCTGCAGCTGGCATccaggaagggagggaagaagcaaTGGGGTCACCTTTGTATTGCTGTCACCTCTTCCTGGCACGGGGCCTGCtggtgcagtgctgctgcagaggggtaGGGAAAACACAGCCCTGTGCATTCACTGGGGTGAGGCAGCTCACGAGACTCTCCCCAGCCTGACTCAGATGGGTGGCTCACTTGGATTAAAGCATGGCAAGCGACTGCTGTCTCCTCTTTCCCAGGATGACCTGGATTTGCTCACATCTCCTGGCTccaaggagctgcagcccctcaggTCTCAGAAGCGAAGCCGACTGGACTCCTGCCATCAGGAGGAGACCCAGCAGCGCACGGAGGCGGCTCTGAGGGAGCTCTTTCGCCATGTCCACAATATGCCTGActctgcaaagaagaaaaagctcatTCGGCAGGTAGCATGGGGAGGAAAGATCTCTTTGGGGTGTGCTTGTCAGCACAATTCTGTGTGTAGGGCTGAAAGTAGGGCCTGCTCAAGAGCTGCTCCTAgtcctgggcaggctggggagatgGGACTCCGGGCTGTGTAAGAGGCAGTATGACCGGTACgaaggcaggggaggaggaagactATCCTGGATGTGGCTGACAGTGGAGCTTCCTGCACCGCGTTGTGCTGTGAGCTGTATTTTGAGCCACGGATGGGCCAGCCAGCAGTTCCCCAGTCCTGATCATGGCCTTAATGAGCTTCCTGCCTTGGGAAGGGAAAAGTTCCTTCCTCTCTTGCTTGCAGAGAGTGGGACAAACTGGTTTCAGGTGAGCATTCCCAGCCAACCTGCTGCTCCACAGAGACTGGGTGACATGGCCAGCTCCTGTCCTGGCTGCTAGCCTCCAGCTTCTTTTTGCTTCAACAGCTAACCTGGTAGCGAGCATAAAGCAGCTTGCACCCAGGCTCCTTGTAGTCCTGTGTGGGAGGTGtaaccttcctttttcttctcccagcaccTATGAACTGCTCCTCCATTTTGGGGTGTGGAAAAGCCAGGCAGAGGTTTAGCCAGAGGGCAGCATGCAGCAGCAAGGGGCTGGTTTAACTGACAGTAACCGTGCTAACATACTGCCCTCGTGTTTCCTCCTAGTTTAATAAGCATCCTTCAGCTCTCACTCCTGGCTCCGAAGCGGCCACACCCCCAGCACCACGACGTACCCGCTCGCGCTCCTTCAGCGGCCTCATTAAGGTAAAGGCAGCCTCTGagccctgctttctgctgtgagTTTCTGATGTTGCTCTCTGCTTTTGCCTTGCCCTGGCTTGAATGATGCCCTCAAAGGTAGGGACTGTTCAAAGTATTGGCTGCTAGAGAACACGGATCCACTGGGGACAGAAAAGGCAGCATGGTGAGAATAAGCCTTGCTAGTATAAAGCTTAATCACCTAAGAGATGCTCTGCTGAAACGCTTGGCGGTAGGAACTGTGCATCTTTCTGAGAGTTTGGTTGCTTTCTGAGATGAGATGAGGACTGACAGGGAGCTGGTCATGTAGTCTAGCTTGTTAGCATAGGTGTGAGCACACTGtaggctgccctgcagcagcatgtACCTGCTTCTGACAAACTGGGCTCCTGGCCAGCTCTTCTGTCAGCTCCCAAACTCTCTAGGATCAGGCAGGCTCAGCCTGGTGGCATGGTGTTTCAAGTGGTTCTGCTTTGCAGTCTTTGTTCCAGCCTggcttcctgttttctttcccagcatCCAGCTGCTTATCAGCAATGCATCCtgttccttccctttcttttcctctctgcactCTAAGCACTAGCCAACGGCCCTCTCTTCTTACGGCAGCGGAAGGTTTTGGGAACCCCAGTTATTGTggagaggaagagcagggaCACCACACCGGAGCCCAAACGAGCCAGCAAAGAGAACATCCACCTGGTAAGAGCTGCTCCCGGCACTGCTCAAGTTGTGGAAGGGAGTTTGGATGCAACTTGGGCACCCATCTGACTGATCCTGGGGGGCTGCTCACTGTTCTCTGTTCAAGACAAGGTTTCCAAGTTTCTTCAATGTGATCAGATAAGGCCTTAGGaagctgctgtgaggagagCAGTGCAGGGCTAATGAGGGCACCACCGGGGCATGGGTGGCAGCTCTGGGCCTCCAGTCCAGGGCTGTCCCTCTGGGTTTATCTGCACTCCTGCTCTGGGACATTGCCTTATGCCCACTTACTCCTCACATCCTCCCTCACAAGTTGCACACAGCCTGCTGCCTGTGCATAGGGCTGTCCCCTGGGCCAGACAAGCCAAGAGTAGATTTGGGTGGCAGCTGCTCTCTGGTGGTACAGGTAGCTCCCAGAGAATGCTGTGGATGCCACTTcatttcctctctctgctcctATCCCCCTATCTCGTCCAGTTACAGAAATGTGGATCTCCAGCTCACACGTCccaagcaaaactgaaatctttgGAGGGCCGGAAAGAGGTGAGAGAGACAAATGCACACGTtttccctgtgaggaaagaaCCTGGCCTGCTGGGCTGTCCTCCTGAGGGGGATAATAGTGTGTCCCCTTCTTCCTGCACGGTGTTCTGTGTCTCAGGCATTCAGTTGCTGTAATTCTTTGCTCCAGGACTCCTGTAGGCGCATGCGAGCCCACCTGCTTTCCAAGGACTCCTCGTCCCTCTGAATGGCTTCGCACCGACGCACGGGTGGGGAGTGCCCGGCCTCGCAAGCTGTGAATACTGTGCTGCACTGAGCGGGGAGCCTGCAGCCCTTACCAACACTCCAGCACCCGTGAAACCGGACCTTGGCAAAGATTGCAGGGACTTGTTTCGTTCTGTACATAAATTATATTTCGTTCTACTATGGGGCAAACCACTATCTAACCAAAACCTGTGCAGCATGTCTGACCTACCGGCTCTGGGAAGAGCTGCTTACAAGGGGAGCCCTGTGCGTTGTGGGGCCCTGTTTTACTCCCAGCTTTCTCTGCAATGTTGCTAGACTGtattctttgctctttctgctcTGGGTGTTTAACACATCggcttggttttgcttctttccctCTGTTAGCAGTGTGAGCGGTGCACTCCAACCTTTACCCGCATCCTGACAGTTAACCGTGCCTCTTTGGAGCCATGCCCTCTGTGCTTCCTGGGATCTCTGCTTCCTGCGGGGTCCCTCTGGCCTtgtccctgcagggctggagcacaCAAATGGTACCGAGCACAGGAGGGGCCTGGTGGAAGAGGAGAGGCTCCGGGTGCCATCACTTCAGGTGGGGCCTGGGGAAAGCCCCTTTCTCATCGCTCTTTCAGAttgggctggaggcagccctTGCTCACTGCCTTCGTGTTTCTGCAGTGCCacgctgctgctggccctgcccGCTGAGCAACGAGTGGCTCTGCTTCGTGTTCCCCAGGGAGGCTAAGAGGAGCAGGGCTTATTcctgggggcaggaggctggcagAAGCTGTCAGGGGCAGGGCAGCGCAGCCTCTGGATGCTGGGGTGGCTGTGGCAGGCAGTCCGGTGGCTGTCTGCACAGCATAGCTGCAGCGTGAGAGGTGTGGGAGGGCTCCAGCCGTTTGTGATCTGCTGCAAATGGTGCCAAAGGCTTTGGCTCCAGACGTTTGGATGGCTGGTCAGGTGCCCGGCTGATTAGTCATTAAGCGGGGAGAAAGGGCTGGAGCCAGGTTGGGCTTTTTGCCCTGAGCTGCAGAAATGAGATGAAACCATCTAGATTCAGGGTAACCCCCCCATCACAGCTGGCCAGTGTCAGCTGTGGTGTTAAGCTGGAGTGCTCCAGTAAGCCAATCCTGCCAAGTACCTGTCTGCAAGCTCTCTGGGAGGAGACACACAGGGTCACTGCTGTGAAATAAAGATTTAATCAGTCAGGGAACCATCTAAATGCTTCTCAGCCCTTCTTGGTGAAGCAAATAATCTTTGGAATCCAATTATAATTGTCTTCTAATCTTTAAGAACCAGCAGCCGGCAGGAGTTAGAGCTCTGTCCTTGACCGCTCTCCCAGACAACTGGTGGCAGGA
It includes:
- the ARHGAP19 gene encoding rho GTPase-activating protein 19 isoform X3, translating into MGEEDPKLPGANSTASGFFRSLMSLKRKEKGVVFGSPLTEEGIAQVSQLIEYLHKNLRAEGLFRVPGNSIRQQMLKDALNSGTDIDLDSGEFHSNDVATLLKMFLGELPEPLLTHKHFHAHLKIADLTLFDEKGNKTSTPDKERQIEALQLLFLILPAPNRSLLKLLLDLLYQTAKKQDKNKMSAHNLALMFAPHILWPRNVTANDLQENITKLNNGVTFMIKHSQKLFKAPAYIRECARLHYLGSRAHTSKDDLDLLTSPGSKELQPLRSQKRSRLDSCHQEETQQRTEAALRELFRHVHNMPDSAKKKKLIRQFNKHPSALTPGSEAATPPAPRRTRSRSFSGLIKRKVLGTPVIVERKSRDTTPEPKRASKENIHLLQKCGSPAHTSQAKLKSLEGRKEDSCRRMRAHLLSKDSSSL
- the ARHGAP19 gene encoding rho GTPase-activating protein 19 isoform X1; the encoded protein is MAAGAPAAGGRGGRSDAICNLVICNDSSLRGQPIIFNPDFFVEKLRHEKPEVFTELVVSNITRLIDLPGAELAQLMGEEDPKLPGANSTASGFFRSLMSLKRKEKGVVFGSPLTEEGIAQVSQLIEYLHKNLRAEGLFRVPGNSIRQQMLKDALNSGTDIDLDSGEFHSNDVATLLKMFLGELPEPLLTHKHFHAHLKIADLTLFDEKGNKTSTPDKERQIEALQLLFLILPAPNRSLLKLLLDLLYQTAKKQDKNKMSAHNLALMFAPHILWPRNVTANDLQENITKLNNGVTFMIKHSQKLFKAPAYIRECARLHYLGSRAHTSKDDLDLLTSPGSKELQPLRSQKRSRLDSCHQEETQQRTEAALRELFRHVHNMPDSAKKKKLIRQFNKHPSALTPGSEAATPPAPRRTRSRSFSGLIKRKVLGTPVIVERKSRDTTPEPKRASKENIHLLQKCGSPAHTSQAKLKSLEGRKEDSCRRMRAHLLSKDSSSL
- the ARHGAP19 gene encoding rho GTPase-activating protein 19 isoform X2; protein product: MPLQKLSALIDAICNLVICNDSSLRGQPIIFNPDFFVEKLRHEKPEVFTELVVSNITRLIDLPGAELAQLMGEEDPKLPGANSTASGFFRSLMSLKRKEKGVVFGSPLTEEGIAQVSQLIEYLHKNLRAEGLFRVPGNSIRQQMLKDALNSGTDIDLDSGEFHSNDVATLLKMFLGELPEPLLTHKHFHAHLKIADLTLFDEKGNKTSTPDKERQIEALQLLFLILPAPNRSLLKLLLDLLYQTAKKQDKNKMSAHNLALMFAPHILWPRNVTANDLQENITKLNNGVTFMIKHSQKLFKAPAYIRECARLHYLGSRAHTSKDDLDLLTSPGSKELQPLRSQKRSRLDSCHQEETQQRTEAALRELFRHVHNMPDSAKKKKLIRQFNKHPSALTPGSEAATPPAPRRTRSRSFSGLIKRKVLGTPVIVERKSRDTTPEPKRASKENIHLLQKCGSPAHTSQAKLKSLEGRKEDSCRRMRAHLLSKDSSSL